In Eulemur rufifrons isolate Redbay chromosome 2, OSU_ERuf_1, whole genome shotgun sequence, the sequence TAATCCTTTTAGGTACCTTCCAATTCTTTTAAACTAGTCATTCTATATTTTATCTCTAGTGACTAAAATCTCTAATGGAGTTTCACTGAGCAGacctcttaaagaaaaaaaaaggatgtggtaatgaaaaaaggaaagtaataCTTCTCATCCAGGAAGTCCAAAACAGTGATTTCTAAAGACTGTCTTAGAAATAGCTAtatcttaattaaattaaatggcaGTATAAAGTAAAGAGTAACAGGAAAGAACAATGAAGATAGAAGGGTGTGTGTAAACACGTAAGATATATAAACTTACATCTTAGAAAAGTTTGATCATAAATTCAGCAAATTATCTCTTCCCAATGATACTATACCTTCATTTTTCAATACCCTTTTCATTATATTGCTTTCTTTGCCTCTGGGCCTTCTgaacagaaaaatcaaatatttatagcactaTGTCTAAAACATGGACTCAAAAACCACACATTTAGTttccacaaaaatatatttaataagctTGTTATATAAAATCAAACACTTAACATTTACAACATTTCATCAATAATTCAAACTTATCAGTAATTCAAACTCACTGATATCTGAGAGTGCTTTGTATTTTAGAAGACTACCTAAACTGAAAATGCATTTACATATTTACAACACATGTAAATAGAACTGAAGAACTGCTTCAACTAATGTTGAAATTCACAGAATTCTAGAGATTATAGCCTAGAAGTATCATAAATTTGTCTACAATCAAATGTACTGTGCTAATTATGAAAAATGCCTTAAGTACTAttaaaccaaaaaggaaaaaaattgggagggaaataaatgattttaaagttctttgaCAAATGCTAAGAagataaagtaatataaaatcaatttaatgaCCAAAATTTCTTATTGAATCCCTGATTGTCACTCTTGGCAGCTTAACCCAGTCTGTCAGTACGCAATGTGCTATGCTGTCTAGGAACCCTCCCGTGTCATCAGTACTGCTCCTAAGTGCAGTAAGAGCCCTGgctgaaaataagaaagtaatatTAGCAACTTCAAGTGCTGCACACACCTTGCCCATAGAGGCTAAGGTCTTATGCTTCTATGTATTCCTGAAAGATTTAAAGGCTCTTCATCTTTCTATACCAAAAAATACTTTCTCAACATGCTTTAAAAGGGTTCCTTACCTGGGCGGGACAACAACATACATTATATATAGAAATTTATCACAATAAGGTTTCCATCTCCTATTTCATATTTTGAACCACATTATGGTAATACTTAAACTATCCCATTTCAGACAATAGTCCACACTAAAGCAGtaaacacctttttaaaaaatactgcataGATtatcgtttaaaaaaaaaaaaaagaaaggtatcgCTGCTGTAAGTTAACAAGTGATCATTTCCTGTTTAATATCTCATCTGAATGACATTTCTTGCTGCATTTTCTCCATCAGGAATATTCAAAGCAGTTTCCTAATACACAGCATTTGAAAGTGTTTGCCATGTTGACTCTTAAAATGATAAACTCCTTTCTTtgttcaataaaagaaaatttacaataacaaaatgcatgtaaaattagaattttataatttccaaaaagtAAGCTGCCTTTATTAACGAAGTATTTGTTTGCAGTGTTTtatctgtgaaaatattttaaagcttttataaaacttaaatttttttaaaaaattaacttaaaaattctTGCCATGTTGTTGGGCATACCACTGCTGTCTCTGCTTACGGTTTTCCAACTCTGAGAGAAGAGCCTGTCTGTATGCTTCATACATTTTAACAATCTGTTCCAGTTCTTTCATGAAGAGCAACTTTAGCATTCCCTGGTATGTATCCAGGTCAGCCAGCTGGAAGAGTTCCCACTTCAGAATGTGGTCATATCTGTTTGAAAACACAGTCATACATATGTTCACAacacatacataaacatgtatatatagcAATAAactagtctattttttaaaatatcaattttattataacTAAACCataagttttaattaaaaataactgagtTATTAACCACTCTTTAAATACACTATTTTTTTAGGAGCAAGGAGAAAACTGCTaatattacttcattttttatttaagttaaagAATACCCATTTCTTTtataacacattaactgccacccacacaaaaaagaaactttccctttgggccacagtgttttattatgaaaacacaataaaaatttgagtgtaatttaaaggtaaacataaatagaaaaatgaaatttattgacttctattcatctAATTCATGTTTTTAGAACtgtcaatattaactgtaacaataagagcatcaacaagattttatatatgcttcacataGCCCGGgagtcaaaactagagtgagttaaatacaactctcatggcagttaatgtgttaattattTGAGTTATTCTAATATTAACACTAGACAACTATGAACACAGATTTCAAACTACAGTGGTTCTATAATTTCTGAAGAATACATTCTATGCTATTCATAAGTTCATCCAAAGTTAATTGTCAGGAACTTCACAATACTTTAGATGGCACTGTGCTTGCAAATGATAATgcataaaaatgagcaaagtcaTTTACGTCGTTAGTGTTGACAGATCTCTTTGAGGAATGCTGTTCACTACAGTAAACAAGGATCCAAACAGAAGGAGGAGGAACAAAGAGGAACCATCATTCATGGGCTAAGTATTCCTAAGGCTGGGTACgtgatagtatttttaaaacagaaaaactcaagaaggaaagaataaactgTTTTCAAAATGCACAAATAAGTAGACTGTAGAATACTCCACAATGTGGCAAAGGACTCGTGTAagattatatttacatatatcttGGAAGGCCTTTAGTAGTAGATAACCTACTTACACAAGGCAGCCACTGTACCATGTACTTTAAAATGCATTATCTCTTTTAAGCCTCACCAAACAGAGTAAGGTAGATAAGATTATTATTGCCCAGGTTTCAATAGAGGAAAAACACTTAGATCTAAgttcaataacttgcccaaggtcattcagTAAATAGGTGATAGAGCCAGAAATCACACCTGAGCAATCTTAACCACTATATATCTACCCCCAACATTAACCATAATCATTTACTAAAGTCTCTcaatgtgcaaggcactgtggcaaatattttacatacatttccTTACTGAACTTTTAGTAATATTAAGAGTAGGTACTATTACTATACTCAATTTAAAGGAGACAAAACTATGTTAAACAACCTGCCCAAGGTTACAGTTAAAAAGTACCAGAGGACTCAGATCATCTCATCGCAGAACTCACAGTCACTATGCTGTACTACTTCCTTGTGTCCTGCTTTGTTCCACCCATGTATCTAGGACTGATGTGAGTCCTTACTTTTATCACAAGTACCATATCACTTATTTACAAGTTAATCTTCCCCTATGAGAACATAAGCTTCTTATTATATCCCTAATAAGCAGAGGTATGCACACAAAAAAAGTgaagattcaataaatatttgcagaagtaATATTTCTAatcaataattttcaaactttataAGCTGTGATATCCTTTCTTCAAATGAAATGTTACTTAGAAGCCCAATATTATTAAGAGAAAAACATGGAGCTACTTGGATCAAGTAGCCAGAAACTCCAGTTAGGCTGGCActcacctctcaaaaaaaaaattgtaccgtAAATTCACTTACTTCACAGGGGCTCGAGCATAAACCTGAAGCCAGTCAGGAATTTCTGCAGTATGATATGGATTTGCAGGCACTAGAAGGgactgatttctttcattttgctgtGGTTGGTATGTGACAGGAGGTGGTTGATCATATCGTGGTACACTAAGAAGAAAGAAGTGACATTCTTTAGGATAAAGGCCCTAAATCTAaacaagaaattataaagaataatatttaagCATCTTTCAATGTGCCTCCTGCCCAAATTGACTTTTTTCTACCACCTAAAAGATAATTTCCTATGATAAAGGCCTGGCTTTCTTAATCATACTATAGGGAAATAAAATCTACCTTCTTTTGGAAACTGGTATGCTGCTAGTGACAAATATAAACCTAAGCTaaacttttacatatttttagggGATTCTTCTGGctggtatttatttaaaagaagcatatataaaatgttatttgttgATGTTTATTGTTacaatattgacaatttaatttaaaaataaggacagCTTCAAAGGAGGCCATAAAAAAGCTGGAACTAAGTTGTAACCTTTACACAGAAGCTTAAAACTGGAATCATAAATTTCTATAACTAGTAATTAGCTATAAATTCATATTGGAAAGATTGATAGTTTCTCCCAAAATGAGAATGgatgttttcttcttcctgtaaACTGAAAACGGGAATTGGGATATGTAGTACAGCAGGTTGAGTACTGGGCTTTAAATAtccacattaaatgtaaataactttTCTAATTTTACCACCTTAAGAGAACATATGGGAGTTAGAGTtgattaaaatctattttaaatcatagagacttaaaaaaaaaaagaaaagaaaaaagaccataCGTTAATCAGTGCTAAGAGCCTGCATATGCTGTGGAGAAAGAGAATAGCAAGGTACTGAGGGCGGTACCAAGTGCTAGGGAAAGCATCGAACTACCTGAAAGTAGTGAAAGACTGAATTCTGGGAGGCAAAAAATTTCAGACTGAAAGGGATCTGCCTTCAAACACAGAGATTCATGTGTACATCAGAAAAGGTCACTGTTTATTAAACTGGGATTAAAATAAGGGTTAGGATATACTGTGGCTATCAATTTAGAGATCAACATGCAAATGGCACTGAATTTTATCTTCAATTCTTCTTTCCTAAGTGGGTTCAAATGTTAATATTCTTTGATAGCACAAAtgcagggagggaaagaaatgagGATTTGAAGTTAGATATGCCTGGGTTTTAACCTCAATTTGAACATTTACAAATTGTATAAATGTAGGCAAAACTGCTtcacttctcagcctccgtagTTGTAAAAGTGGAACAATAAATTCATACCACAAATAGTTTTctcaggattaaatgagctaacgTAAGCCAAGAGTTCTGTATAAGGACTGCCATAATATAGATAATCAAATAGCTATTAGTACTACCTATGTTAGTATAAGGATAGTGTCTATTCTCACACTGTTTATTCTCTCTTGTTTAACTTGTACAGAGTTGCTGAGAGAAGCAAATCAATTAGTtgtgaaagtgctttataaactataaaaattctgtaataatataatattaatgatgAGGAACAGAAAAGTAAACTCTCAAATCTGGCTATCTGGACCACAAAAATCTCTGCTACCTGATGACAATCAAACTGTAACCACAGGTTTGATTATTTTGAAGGAGGACAACCTCAGTAGTTCAATAAACATTGACTGGGTGCCGCTAAATGGAATCCCTGGAAAACACTGATTTTCAAAGTTGAATCAACAAatccaaatatgaaaaataattaaaacaacacaACAATGATAAAGCTTAATTTTCTAGGTGACAatactaaaatgtattttcacaattttaacgcttccaaaaaaaaatacaaatgtccaCTATAACCAAAAATCTGTATTACACCAGATGATACTAAGAAACATCTATCAACATGCTGATgatattttacccatttttaatctTATGGCTCAGTTCTTGAAGCTCAAATGTGGTTAATTCGAAATACTTGCAACTTCATTATTAAGCTAATACTAGCTTATATGtacttcaaaatccagtgtgtatttacaattacagcacatctcaatttagATTAAACACATTTTGAATGCTCAATAACCACATGTGAAACTGACTGTAGTATTCACAAGACTAAGAGTCTGGTAACAGATCAGATCTAGTGATAAACCCAATATCAATCAAAATAGTCCAAAGGAGTGCTAACTAATAGTTCTGGGATGTTTTGTCCAGTCctaatttttgctttcttatctgGTAACagtaacatacatacatatatatacacatatatatatatatataaaatgtctgaaatggaataaaaacagcaaaatgttATAATTCAAAAGTACATTTTGACTTAATAGGAGGCAgtctgtattatttattataatttaaatataatgacTTGTATTTAAATACAATATTCATTTCAATTTCTGGATATCTACAACAAAAACATTCTGGCATATTAAAGCAAATCTGATAAGAACACTGATCCTATTTCTGaggttgtttaaaaagaaaagtgttttttgaagtatttttttaaatgactaaagaCATTAATTACTAAATGTAACTCCAGagaaaaatgtcataaattttgaaaaatctaagATTTTCAAATCTCAAGCTTTAGGATGCCTCTCTCGTAGATGAAAATATGAGCCCAAAATCTAACATTAGGcaatctcaaaacaaaaagttgagaaTAAAGTCAATTACCTAGGAGCACAGGGATGCCTGTACTGAGCCTTCTTATTTGTGTGATCTACATAATAGGTTCCAAATTCTGATGACTCAACTCTCTCCCATCCAGGAGGAAGTCCTTCTCGCTCAAGAGGATGGCTCCAGTGAGTTGTATTTGTGTTATGatctatataatattttctccCTCTCATTGTCCAGTCCACAGACCAGCCAGGAGGAAGGGGTAAATCTTCAGAACCATGGTTAGTTAAATTCCCTAAAGATGTAGCAGCAACTCTCCCAATACCtgtaaggaggaaaaagaaaagaaagagaacaattATTCTAAACAATATGCCAACTTAGAAATAGTTACAAAATTAACTATCCTGATTGTACACTTTTGTTAAAACTTATAATTACATCATTATAAAGTTTTTCATAAAACTAGCCAGTATTACTATTAATTACAAAAAAGGGAGGAACTAGACTTTGAAATTGAtaggggtttttatttttttttttttggtttatgtttCCTTTACCAGGTCATATAAACATTAaactacaggttgagcatccctaatgtgaaaatccaaaatgctccaaaatccaaaaatcttTGAGAGCCGACATGAcaccacaaatggaaaattctacaCTTGGTCTTCATAGAAGGAATCGTAGTCAAAACAtagtcaaaattttattttatgcaaaaaattatttaaaatattgcataaaattaccTTCAAGCTATGTGTagaaggtgtatatgaaacataaacgaatttcatgtttagacttgggtcccatccccaagatatatcattatgtaaatgcaaatattccaaaatctgaaatccaaaatactttttggtcccaagcattttggataagggataatCAACCTATACTAGCAAAGCTAGTTTACTGCTatagaaaatgcaagaaaaagaaaattttacctCATTCAAGATTTAACatttcatccaaaaaaaaaaagcaaaaatgaacttGTAAAAAACTTGTAAAACCATCCCAGTTtataatgtcttaaaaataatctGGCTGCATCCTGGAATTACTAAGTGGTATAGTAaggtcaacatacaaaaattacttAAACATCTAAATACTAACAGCAATTGGAaacaaaagttaataaaatagtaccatttataatagctcaaaaaaatcaaatatttacatataaactgAACAGAATATGTGCAGGATTGGTATACTGGAAACTacaaaaacactgatgaaagaaatgaaaagtccTACCATGTTAATGGATTAAAAGACTCAACATAGTAAGACATCAGTTCTCCTGAAATGATCTTTATGTTTAAggtacagtagtcctcccttatccacTCCCAGTgcatgcctgaaactgcagatagtacctAACCCTATataatgttttttcctatacatattatatatctatgtcaaaatttaatttgtaaattaggcccaataagagattaacaataactagtAATAAACTAGAACAATTATAACATACTGtaaaaaagttatgtgaatgtgatctctctctcaaaatacctcATTGTACCGTACTCGCCTATTTTCAGACTATAGTTGACAAGgggggtaactgaaactgtggacagCAAAGCTGTGGATAAGGGTAATTTCAATCAAAATTCCAGGAGCTTTTGTACATATAGACAGATATTAGgtaagcacttttaaaaaaaaaaatctcattgttTCTTTAGCAATTTAGTACAATTAAGAAAATGGGATAACCAGTAACAAGTGTTTATATttctatacaaatatatacaataattattaaatgacatttctatctggaaaattgaatttttttcattagtttCAACTATTTTGACTAAATGagtggtatttttatttaaaaattttttaattattatggatatataatataataattgtatgtatttacagggtacatgtgatgttttgatacaggattataatgtgaattaatcaaatcagagtaaccATCACCTCAggctcatttctttgtgttaggaactttccaattctactcttttagttattttaaagtataccctaacttattattgattatagtcacttcaTTATGccatcaaatattgttcattctatttaactaCATTTTTGTACCAATTAACCATCCCAACTTtattccccctccccaccatcctTCCCAGCcgctggtaaccatcattctactctgtctccctaaggttgtttttaatatttagctaccacatatgagtgagaacatgcaagactgtctttctgtgcttggcttatttcacttaacatgatgttctccagttctatccatgttctTACAAATAGCAaggtttcattctgttttatggctatataatattcttttgtgtgtatgcaccacaatttctttatctatgcATTTGTTgacggacacttaggttgattccaaattttggctattgtgaataatactgcaataaacatgggagtgcagatatcttttcaatatactgaattcccttcttctggatatatacctagcagtgagactgctgggtcatatggtagttctagttttagtctGTTGAGGAACCTCCATTCACTTCTCCATAGTGgttcactaatttacattcccacaaacagtgtacaagggtACCCTTTTTCCATATCCTCGCCTGTATGCattattgtctttttgataaaagccattttaactagggttacatatctcattgtagttttgatttgcatttctctgatgactaacgatattattttttcatatatctgttggccatttgtatgtcttgttttgagaaatgtctattcagatcctttgctcatttttaattggattatttgaatttttcctaCTGAgtagagctccttatatattctagttattatcataatcccttgtcaaatgggtagtttgcaaatattttctcccattctgtgggttggctcttcactttgttgattgtttccttggctgtgcagaagctttttagcttgatgtgatcacATTCATCCAATTTTGCATTGCTTGCCTGTGCTCTGGAGGTGTTACTCAGGAAGTCCttgtccagaccaatgtcctgaagcatttccccaatgttttcttttagtaatttcatagtttcaggttgcagatttaagtctttaatccattttgatttgatttttgtatatggcgagacataagggtctagtttcattcttctgcatatggatatccagtttttccagcaccatttattgaagagactgtcctttccccactgtatgttcttggcacttttgtcaaagattaaGTTCACTACGGATGTGTGGATTAGACAAGCAGACTTTAAAATGTATTGctgaaaggcaaaggaactagaatagccaaaacaatttttttttaataatatgactcacactacctgatttcaagagttactataaagctacagtaatcaagacagtgtggtatcgACAAGATCAATGGAAtggaacagagaatccagaaacacaaccacatataaatggccaattgatttttgacaaaagtgaaaaggcaattcagtggaCAAAGAATAGTTTTTTCAACAATGGTGTTGGAGCAATTGTACATCTATATGCAAAAAAACTAATCTCAATCTGTATCTCCCACTTTATACACAAACTAATTCAAAATAgactatatatgtaaatttaagatgtaaaactataaacccttttttttttaaatatttaaaaaatatggaacgcttcacgaatttgcgtgtcatccttgcgcaggggccatgctaatcttctctgtatcgttccaattttagtatatgtgctgccgaagcgagcactatAAACCCTTTAGAAGAAGAATATAGGATAAATATTCATGACCTTaggctaggcaaagagttcttaatCATGATGCTAAAAGTTCAACCcataaaggaaaaatactgataaattgggcttcatcaaaattaaaaatgtttgctctgtgaaagacagtgttaagagaaagaaaacaagttataaaatgggagaaaatatttgcagatcacACATTAGACAAAGAACTttcatctagaatatataaactctcaaaactcaacattaGGAATTTAACCCTGAGCCAAGCATGATGgcttacacctgtagtcccagctacttgggaggctgaggcaggaggatcacttgagtccaggagttcagggctgtaGTGCTCTATGATCGTGCCTTTGAATAGCCaccacattccagcctgggcaaaacagcaaAACCTCatcaaagaaagggaaggagggagagagggagtgagggaggaagggaggaagggaagaaggaagcaaTCAAcctaccaaataaaaaaaaaaatagaaattttaacagGCACTTCAccaaagatacacagatggcaaatagcacatgaaaaaatgctcaatgtcataaTTTGCTgggaaggaaatgcaaattaaaaacacaatgatatGACAATATGCATCTATGAGAATGGCCAAAAAAACGATCAAAACCTGACAATACAAGTTCtgatgtggatgtggagcaactggaacgttcatacactgctgatgggaatgcaaaatgctacagccactctggaaaacagcttagcaatttcttataaagttaaacatatgttTTCCATTGGATACAGCAATTGCATTCTTATATAtttaccctagagaaatgaaaatttatcttcacacaaaaacctgtatgtggATGTTTACAGTGACtgtattcataattgcccaaagtGAAAACACACATGTCCTTCaacagaatggataaacaaactagtacaaccataCAGTGGAatctactcagcaataaaagggaacTAAGTATTGGTACATGccacaacgtggatgaatctcaaaggcattatgctgagtgaaagcagCCTGTCTCAAATGGCTATaaattgtatgattccatgttTATGAGATTCTTGCAAAGATAAAACTACTAGGACAGAAACCAGTGATTGCTAGGAACTAGGGGTTGGGGGCAGAAATTGATGACAAAGGGAAACAAAAGGgaattttgggggtgatggaaatgttctatatagTAATTGTGCTGGCATTATATGAATCTATACATATGTTAAAACTCAGAATTGTGTACATGggaaaaaatttaagtttactatatgtttaaaaaaaaaaaaaaggaataaccTGGCTGTGTAATTTTATTCTCACACAAAAATATTAGTAGTATATATATaacaaatcatcccaaaactccagtggcttaaaacaaggaGTATTTACTTAGTTCATAGGTCTACAGGTTAGTGATATAGGCTGAGCTCTGTGTTTCCTTGTTACTTGGTACAAGTTATCTTTACTGCATCATTACTTGATGCAAGTTATCTCTTGCATGAGATAACTTCCCATATGATGTCCTATTGACATCCGACCTCCATTCCTTCTCTGACCTAAGCTGCTCTTTTCTACCCCTAGTTCACTCTGTTCCAGCTATACCCACCTCCTTGTTGTTCTCAAACATGGCAGGCACTGGCTGTTCATCTGTCTTAGAGCATTCTTCCTTCAGCTATTTCCTTGGCTTACTCTCTTACCCTCTTCAAGCCTCTTCTCAAATGTCTCGATGAAGCTTACTGTTACTAACTATGGCAATCTACATCTCCCAAGGTTCTACTTACTCTGTTAcactttttttaaatcactttaacCTTTAATCTTATGAAATTTTAGTTTATCATCTTTCTTATCCCACAAGAATCCCATAAGGAAGATCCACAGCATAGGaatcttttgttttgttcatgGACACCTATCTCAAGCCTCGAGAATAGTATCTACAGAATAAAGCACACAATGTCCAATAAATAGGCTATAGTaatgaagacagtgtggtatttgtGAAGGAAACACACATAGTTcaatgaaacagaagagagaaattagaaatagacccatacaaaTATGCCTACCTGATTttagacacacatacacaacaaaaaaatctacCCCATTGCCTAACACTTAAACTAGAAATGACCTAAATATCTATCATCAGAAAACTGATTAAAAATTGTTTGAGAGGGCCACAAAATGGATTCCCACAcgagtacttaaaaaaaaagttttttaaagagaaagaactgagatAATGCTACATATAAAGAAATCTAGGctatattaagttttaaaaagcaatttgcaagccagtatgtatataccatactttaaaaaagtattcatgttagtatatgtacataaataattTG encodes:
- the SAV1 gene encoding protein salvador homolog 1 — encoded protein: MLSRKKTKNEVSKPAEVQGKYVKKETSPLLRNLMPSFIRHGPTIPRRTDICLPDSSSNAFSASGDGVVSRNQSFLRTPIQRTPHEIMRRESNRLSAPSYLARSLADVPREYGSSQSFLTEVNFAIENGDSGSRYYYSDNFFDGQRRRPLGDRAHEDYRYYEYNHDLFQRMPQNQGRLASGIGRVAATSLGNLTNHGSEDLPLPPGWSVDWTMRGRKYYIDHNTNTTHWSHPLEREGLPPGWERVESSEFGTYYVDHTNKKAQYRHPCAPSVPRYDQPPPVTYQPQQNERNQSLLVPANPYHTAEIPDWLQVYARAPVKYDHILKWELFQLADLDTYQGMLKLLFMKELEQIVKMYEAYRQALLSELENRKQRQQWYAQQHGKNF